From a region of the Athene noctua chromosome 14, bAthNoc1.hap1.1, whole genome shotgun sequence genome:
- the LOC141966174 gene encoding olfactory receptor 5J3-like has translation MADENCTKVTQFTFLGLTEHPQLKPVLFVLFLGTYVLMLVGNLGLIALIRVSPQLHTPMYFFLGNLSFLDICYSSTISPKMLLDLPSENKVISFAGCLTQLYFYAVFATAEIYLLAAMAYDRYVAISKPLLYEVVMSPGVCMSLVTGSYLAGLLNATVHTSALFRLSFCGHLVINSFYCDGPPLFVVTSTDTHLNEVLVFVFVGFNMMTTNLFILASYAHVAVAVGRMSSAAGRRKACSTCTSHLAAVTIFYVSAAINYMQPSSSNSQDSKNIACIFYTIIVPMLNPMIYSLRNKEVKHAFSSFIRRKVYF, from the coding sequence ATGGCTGATGAGAACTGCACCAAGGTGACCCAGTTCACCTTCTTGGGACTCACAGAGCACCCACAGCTGAAACCCGTCCTCTTCGTGCTCTTCCTGGGCACCTATGTGCTGATGTTAGTGGGAAACCTTGGACTGATTGCCCTGATCAGGGTCAGCCCCCAGCttcacacccccatgtacttttTCCTTGGTAACCTGTCCTTCTTAGACATTTGCTACTCCTCCACCATCAGCCCCAAAATGCTGCTGGACCTTCCATCAGAAAACAAAGTCATTTCTTTTGCTGGCTGCCTCACGCAGCTTTATTTCTATGCTGTTTTTGCCACAGCTGAGATTTACCTGCTGGCTGCCATGGCCTATGACCGGTATGTGGCCATCTCCAAGCCACTGCTCTACGAGGTTGTCATGTCTCCTGGTGTCTGCATGAGCCTGGTCACTGGGTCCTACCTTGCAGGGTTGTTGAATGCCACTGTGCACACAAGCGCCCTGTTCCGGCTGTCCTTCTGCGGTCACCTGGTCATCAACAGCTTCTACTGTGATGGGCCGCCGCTGTTTGTAGTCACCTCCACTGACACACACCTCAACGAGGTCTTAGTGTTTGTGTTTGTGGGTTTCAACATGATGACCACCAACCTGTTCATCCTCGCCTCCTACGCCCATGTCGCGGTGGCCGTGGGCAGGATGAGCTCCGCTGCAGGCAGACGCAAAGCCTGCTCCACCTGCACCTCCCACCTGGCAGCCGTCACCATCTTCTATGTGTCTGCTGCTATTAATTACATGCAACCCAGTTCATCAAATTCACAGGACAGCAAGAATATCGCATGCATCTTTTACACCATTATAGTCCCCATGCTGAACCCCATGATTTACAGCCTGAGAAACAAGGAGGTGAAGCATGCCTTTAGCAGTTTTATCAGGAGGAAAGTGTACTTCTGA
- the LOC141966176 gene encoding olfactory receptor 4E2-like, translating into MTAWAEGMALGNFSRVTEFILLGLSETKELQVLFFTFFFLAYAMVLLGNLLIIVAVRTDPKLSSPMYFLLCNLSFIDICCTSVTSPRMLVDLFSQRKAIAFEDCIAQLFFLHFVGASEMFLLTVMAYDRYTAICKPLHYTAIMSRQACWLLVSACWAGGFLHSIVQTLLTIQLPFCGPNTIDNYFCDVPPVIRLACTDIYVTAWLMASNSGFISLVCFLVLVTSYTFILLTVRVRFTEGHWKALSTCASHVAVVTLFFVPCIFIYLRPFSTFPSDKHICVIYTVFSPVMNPLIYTLRNNEVKASMWKLWKRCRVV; encoded by the coding sequence ATGACAGCCTGGGCTGAAGGGATGGCACTGGGAAACTTCTCCCGGGTGACTGAATTCATCCTCCTGGGGCTTTCAGAGACAAAGGAGCTGCAAGTCCTCTTCTTCACCTTCTTCTTCCTGGCCTATGCCATGGTTCTGCTGGGGAACCTTCTCATCATTGTGGCAGTCAGGACTGACCCCAAGCTGTCCTCACCCATGTACTTTCTCCTCTGCAATTTGTCCTTCATAGATATCTGCTGCACCTCTGTCACCTCTCCCAGGATGCTGGTGGACCTGTTCTCCCAGAGGAAGGCCATTGCGTTTGAAGACTGTATAGCCCAGCTGTTTTTTCTGCACTTTGTTGGGGCGTCGGAGATGTTCCTCCTGACTGTGATGGCATATGACCGCTACACTGCCATCTGCAAGCCCCTGCACTACACAGCCATCATGAGCCGGCAAGCGTGCTGGCTCTTGGTCTCTGCTTGCTGGGCAGGGGGCTTCCTCCACTCCATTGTCCAGACGCTGCTCACAATCCAGCTCCCCTTCTGTGGCCCTAACACAATCGACAACTACTTCTGTGACGTGCCTCCTGTCATCCGGCTTGCCTGCACGGACATCTATGTCACGGCGTGGCTCATGGCTTCCAACAGCGGCTTCATATCCCTGGTTTGCTTCCTGGTGCTGGTCACATCTTACACCTTCATCCTGCTCACAGTCAGGGTCCGCTTCACTGAGGGGCACTGGAAGGCTCTCTCTACCTGTGCCTCACACGTGGCGGTCGTCACCCTCTTCTTTGTACCCTGCATCTTCATCTACCTCCGTCCCTTTTCTACCTTCCCCTCCGACAAGCACATCTGTGTGATCTACACTGTCTTCTCCCCGGTGATGAACCCCCTCATCTATACCCTGAGGAATAATGAGGTGAAGGCGTCCATGTGGAAATTGTGGAAGCGCTGCAGAGTCGTCTGA
- the LOC141966172 gene encoding olfactory receptor 5AR1-like, with protein MFRRNETTVDEFILLGITDIWELQVILFVLFLLICITSVVGNLGMIALIRLDSRLHTPMYFFLCHLSLVDLGNSSAVAPKMLVSFFEERKAISLPGCAAQMYFCGVCIITECYLLAAMAYDRYVAICNPLFYMATMSQKFCVQLAVGSYVVATVNETVLVSSVFSLHFCGPNVINHFFCDIPPLLKLSCSSTTVNEHVLFAIATFITLSTLVFIVVSYGYILTTVLRICSSEGRHKAFSTCASHLTSVSVFYGTMIFMYLRPSSSYTLDQDKVVSVVYTLVIPMLNPLIYSLRNTEVKDSLKRILEKVLVSFRNQTGKEVS; from the coding sequence ATGTTCAGAAGAAACGAGACAACTGTTGATGAGTTCATTCTCTTGGGAATCACAGATATTTGGGAGCTGCAGGTCATTCTCTTTGTGCTGTTCCTTCTGATCTGCATCACCTCAGTGGTGGGGAATCTTGGCATGATTGCATTAATCAGGCTTGACTCCCGACtccacacccccatgtacttcttcctctgCCACCTCTCTCTGGTAGACCTAGGTAACTCCTCAGCAGTTGCTCCCAAAATGCTAGTGAGCTTCTTTGAAGAACGGAAAGCCATCTCTCTGCCAGGGTGTGCAGCCCAGATGTACTTCTGTGGAGTCTGCATAATCACCGAGTGTTACCTGCTGGCTGCAATGGCCTATGACCGGTACGTGGCCATCTGTAACCCTCTGTTCTACATGGCCACCATGTCTCAAAAGTTTTGTGTCCAACTGGCCGTGGGATCCTATGTAGTAGCTACTGTGAATGAAACAGTGCTTGTCAGCTCCGTGTTCAGTTTACACTTCTGTGGCCCTAATGTCATCAATCACTTCTTCTGTGACATTCCTCCACTCCTGAAACTTTCCTGCTCCAGTACTACTGTCAACGAACATGTGCTTTTTGCCATTGCTACTTTTATTACACTCAGCACTTTAGTATTCATTGTTGTCTCTTATGGTTATATCCTTACCACTGTCCTGAGGATCTGCTCCTCAGAAGGCAGGCATAAAGCTTTCTCCACCTGTGCTTCACATTTGACATCAGTATCAGTTTTTTATGGGACTATGATCTTCATGTATCTCCGCCCCAGTTCTAGCTACACCCTGGACCAGGACAAAGTGGTGTCTGTTGTCTACACCCTGGTGATCCCCATGCTGAACCCCCTGATCTACAGCCTGAGGAACACAGAGGTGAAGGATAGTCTCAAGAGAATCCTAGAAAAAGTACTTGTTTCCTTTAGAAATCAAACGGGTAAAGAGGTGTCataa
- the LOC141966173 gene encoding olfactory receptor 2K2-like has translation MAKENQSVVTEFIFQGLSSQPRTQTVLIIVFLVFYLFTVIGNIMIITVIRADSQLQSPMYFFLANLSFLDICYISSNISQMLVNLLTKKRTISFSGCAAQMYFSLAFGMTECVLLGVMAYDRYMAICHPLRYTAVMNRKVCIHMVVASWTSSLLSSMVINSLTLWLPFCGPDLLNHYFCEVLTVLALACADTVLVVLVIFIFSILIAFIPFLLIVTSYVYILSAILKIHSAHVQSKAFSTCGSHLMVVTIFYGTALCKYMNPKPRPPQDRDKVVAVFYTIIVPMLNPLIYSLRNKDMKCALRRAMNRPKFLFI, from the coding sequence ATGGCCAAGGAAAACCAAAGTGTTGTGACAGAGTTCATCTTTCAAGGCCTTTCCTCCCAGCCAAGGACACAGACTGTTCTTATCATAGTGTTCCTGGTTTTTTATCTGTTCACAGTTATTGGGAACATCATGATCATTACAGTGATCAGAGCTGATAGCCAGTTGCAGTCACCCATGTACTTTTTCCTTGCCAACCTGTCCTTCTTAGACATCTGCTACATCTCCAGCAACATCTCCCAGATGCTGGTGAACCTCTTGACCAAGAAGAGGACCATCTCCTTCTCTGGATGTGCGGCTCAGATGTATTTCTCTCTGGCTTTTGGCATGACAGAATGTGTCCTGCTTGGGGTCATGGCCTATGATCGATACATGGCAATATGTCACCCCTTGCGCTACACCGCTGTCATGAACAGGAAGGTTTGCATTCACATGGTGGTGGCTTCCTGGACCAGCAGCCTGCTGAGCTCCATGGTCATCAACAGCCTCACCTTGTGGCTGCCCTTCTGCGGGCCTGACCTCTTGAACCATTACTTCTGCGAAGTACTAACAGTGCTGGCCTTGGCCTGCGCTGACACCGTTCTTGTGGTGTTGGTCATCTTCATCTTCAGCATCCTTATAGCCTTCATCCCCTTTCTTCTGATCGTCACCTCCTACGTCTACATCCTTTCTGCCATCTTGAAGATTCACTCTGCACATGTGCAATCCAAGGCCTTCTCCACCTGTGGATCTCACCTGATGGTGGTAACCATATTCTACGGGACAGCTCTCTGCAAATACATGAATCCTAAGCCAAGGCCTCCACAGGACAGGGACAAAGTGGTTGCAGTGTTTTACACCATCATAGTCCCAATgctgaaccccctcatctacagcctcAGGAACAAGGACATGAAGTGTGCCCTGAGAAGGGCAATGAATAGACCCAAATTCCTGTTTATTTAA
- the LOC141966175 gene encoding olfactory receptor 5V1-like, which produces MKDKLQRVNLSTVSEFVLVGLSDAPEVRFLLFVLFLITYLATMAGNITILVAIITDTRLHNPMYFFLGNLSLLDILCPTITVLKMLEALLLENKVISFTGCMLQLFFFIDVVGTEIFLLAVMAYDRYVAICHPLQYMNIVSMKLCAHLAIGTWVVGFFNSLLHTSLIFTLFFCDSNEVDQYYCDIPPMLAISCSPTYSRELVILTVAGLLGSSAFVVTLISYIYILLAILCMNSSENRYKAFSTCGSHLTVVCIFYGTTICTYVRPSSTYSPNQDRIVSMLYGILTPLLNPIIYSLRNKEVKSALRRLISQVRTALTRQEHGTHSLASSRAPVIG; this is translated from the coding sequence ATGAAAGATAAATTGCAGAGGGTCAACCTGTCAACAGTATCTGAATTTGTTCTCGTAGGACTTTCTGATGCTCCAGAAGTCCGTTTTCTACTATTTGTGCTGTTCTTGATCACTTATTTGGCCACCATGGCAGGCAACATCACAATCCTTGTTGCCATTATCACAGACACCCGTCTGCACAatcccatgtacttcttccttgGCAACTTATCCTTACTGGATATCTTATGTCCCACTATCACTGTGCTGAAGATGCTGGAGGCCTTGTTGCTTGAGAATAAGGTGATTTCATTCACTGGCTGCATGCTCCAGCTGTTCTTCTTCATTGATGTTGTGGGCACAGAGATTTTTCTCTTGGCTGTGATGGCGTATGACCGTTACGTTGCAATATGTCATCCACTGCAGTACATGAATATCGTGAGTATGAAATTGTGTGCTCACCTGGCCATTGGCACCTGGGTGGTGggattttttaattctctgttgcACACATCTTTGATTTTTACACTCTTTTTTTGTGATTCTAATGAAGTTGACCAATATTACTGTGACATTCCTCCTATGCTGGCCATCTCCTGCTCGCCTACTTACAGTAGGGAGCTGGTAATTCTCACAGTTGCTGGGCTCCTTGGAAGCAGTGCCTTTGTGGTCACTCTGATCTCATATATCTATATCCTCTTGGCTATCCTGTGCATGAACTCTTCTGAGAACAGGTACAAAGCTTTCTCCACCTGTGGTTCTCACTTGACAGTAGTATGCATCTTCTATGGGACCACCATTTGCACATACGTACGGCCTTCCTCCACCTACTCACCTAATCAGGACAGGATAGTTTCCATGCTCTATGGAATCCTCACTCCCCTGCTAAACCCCATTATCTACAGCCTCAGGAACAAAGAAGTTAAAAGTGCCCTAAGAAGACTGATCAGCCAGGTAAGAACTGCTTTAACAAGACAAGAACATGGCACTCACTCTCTGGCGTCCTCTAGAGCCCCAGTAATTGGATAG